One part of the Lycium ferocissimum isolate CSIRO_LF1 chromosome 8, AGI_CSIRO_Lferr_CH_V1, whole genome shotgun sequence genome encodes these proteins:
- the LOC132068596 gene encoding uncharacterized protein LOC132068596 isoform X1 — protein MEYDGIVLESWSRWVAYGILHNSEMRNLALQFVKQLGEAMHAVRLETNGKTNLQLVYVIGPPRTDKLQEHDFGPEDLQALYDAVDSFSLMTYDHSSPYNPGPNAPLKWIRSTLHLLVGAGSRGRRLAEKIFVGINFYGNDFVLSGGLGGGPIIAHEYLSLLEQHKPVIQWEENSAEHFFLYSDNQNVQHAVFYPSLMSLAMRLEEALSWGAGISIWEIGQGLEYFFDIL, from the exons ATGGAATATGATGGTATTGTACTTGAGTCCTGGTCAAGATGGGTAGCTTATGGCATCTTACATAATTCAGAAATGAGAAATCTG GCATTGCAATTTGTAAAGCAACTTGGAGAAGCTATGCATGCTGTGCGCTTAGAAACGAATGGCAAGACAAATCTGCAGTTAGTTTATGTGATAGGCCCACCACGTACAGATAAGCTGCAGGAGCATGACTTTGGACCAGAAGATTTACAAGCCCTTTATGATGCTGTAGATAGTTTCTCTCTCATGACTTATGACCATTCAAGTCCTTACAATCCAGGTCCCAATGCACCTCTGAAGTGGATACGCTCTACGTTGCATCTTCTTGTGGGTGCTGGCAGCAGAGGTAGGAGATTGGCTGAAAAAATCTTTGTGGGCATCAACTTCTATGGCAACGATTTTGTCCTGTCAGGAG GTTTAGGTGGGGGGCCTATCATAGCACATGAGTATCTCTCTTTGCTGGAGCAGCACAAGCCGGTAATTCAATGGGAGGAGAACAGCGCTGAACATTTCTTCTTGTACTCTGACAATCAGAATGTCCAGCATGCTGTATTCTACCCTTCACTCATGTCACTTGCAATGCGGCTTGAGGAAGCTCTTTCATGGGGGGCAGGCATTTCAATTTGGGAAATTGGTCAAGGTCTGGAATacttttttgatattttgtag
- the LOC132068596 gene encoding uncharacterized protein LOC132068596 isoform X2, giving the protein MHAVRLETNGKTNLQLVYVIGPPRTDKLQEHDFGPEDLQALYDAVDSFSLMTYDHSSPYNPGPNAPLKWIRSTLHLLVGAGSRGRRLAEKIFVGINFYGNDFVLSGGLGGGPIIAHEYLSLLEQHKPVIQWEENSAEHFFLYSDNQNVQHAVFYPSLMSLAMRLEEALSWGAGISIWEIGQGLEYFFDIL; this is encoded by the exons ATGCATGCTGTGCGCTTAGAAACGAATGGCAAGACAAATCTGCAGTTAGTTTATGTGATAGGCCCACCACGTACAGATAAGCTGCAGGAGCATGACTTTGGACCAGAAGATTTACAAGCCCTTTATGATGCTGTAGATAGTTTCTCTCTCATGACTTATGACCATTCAAGTCCTTACAATCCAGGTCCCAATGCACCTCTGAAGTGGATACGCTCTACGTTGCATCTTCTTGTGGGTGCTGGCAGCAGAGGTAGGAGATTGGCTGAAAAAATCTTTGTGGGCATCAACTTCTATGGCAACGATTTTGTCCTGTCAGGAG GTTTAGGTGGGGGGCCTATCATAGCACATGAGTATCTCTCTTTGCTGGAGCAGCACAAGCCGGTAATTCAATGGGAGGAGAACAGCGCTGAACATTTCTTCTTGTACTCTGACAATCAGAATGTCCAGCATGCTGTATTCTACCCTTCACTCATGTCACTTGCAATGCGGCTTGAGGAAGCTCTTTCATGGGGGGCAGGCATTTCAATTTGGGAAATTGGTCAAGGTCTGGAATacttttttgatattttgtag
- the LOC132066410 gene encoding probable WRKY transcription factor 41, with protein sequence MGENNCWEREVVITELTKGRELMLQLQNHFDPMKQDVCQYLGVEILSSYDKALSLLNGTALSGMISKGKKIINPEPSSSTAKLQSPQLLADSSTKSYRRPRSCRRPSNYRKRKMVPRRTEYVHARSGEEVPPEDGYSWRKYGQKNILGTKYPREYYRCARRGLSNCGATKMVQKSETEPSVFEITYGESHSCGQETKNQSDELLAAELLAELGRSGGETSECYIPEMVSAPNNSFNNSSTGVVSSNSNSLFNITNAGTNAGTNAKPTSSPRPDSNLSIYNALFNVGPEIDWNSRFPDRI encoded by the exons ATGGGAGAGAACAATTGCTGGGAGAGAGAAGTAGTGATCACTGAGCTAACCAAGGGGAGGGAATTGATGTTGCAGTTGCAAAACCACTTTGATCCCATGAAACAGGATGTGTGCCAGTATTTAGGTGTGGAAATACTTTCTTCCTATGATAAAGCATTGTCCCTATTAAATGGCACAGCTTTATCAGGGATGATAAGCAAAGGTAAAAAGATTATTAATCCAGAACCATCTTCATCAACTGCCAAGCTTCAATCTCCTCAACTTCTGGCTGATAGTAGCACAAAGAGTTACCGCCGTCCTAGGAGTTGCCGCCGTCCTTCTAACTATAGGAAGAG GAAGATGGTGCCACGAAGGACAGAGTACGTACATGCTCGATCTGGAGAAGAGGTTCCACCTGAGGATGGATAcagttggagaaaatatggaCAGAAAAATATTTTAGGGACAAAATATCCCAG AGAATATTATCGATGTGCTCGTCGTGGTTTATCTAACTGTGGGGCTACTAAGATGGTCCAGAAAAGCGAGACAGAGCCATCGGTTTTTGAAATTACCTATGGAGAAAGTCACAGTTGTGGTCAAGAAACCAAAAACCAAAGTGACGAACTACTAGCTGCTGAATTACTTGCTGAACTTGGAAGATCAGGAGGGGAAACATCTGAATGCTACATTCCTGAGATGGTTTCAGCCCCAAATAATTCATTCAACAATTCCTCAACAGGGGTTGTATCTTCAAACTCCAATTCTCTATTCAACATCACCAATGCCGGCACCAATGCCGGCACCAATGCCAAACCGACTTCTTCACCTCGTCCAGACTCGAACTTGTCAATTTACAATGCCTTATTTAATGTAGGGCCTGAAATCGACTGGAATTCACGGTTTCCTGATCGCATTTAA